The sequence CTTACATTCCATAGCTTGAGTAGGTGAATCGTTGATTCCTTACTCTACCAGACCCACATCAGTTTGACGCACTACCGATTTTCCCAACAAGTATTTGATTGGTCCCGTCGTCTTCAGACCAGACTTTAACGCTCAATCTGAAGTCATCAGCGCAAATCAGGCATGGTCACTGTTTTTCACCGCTGGCAAAGAAGATAAAGTGCTGGGCTTTAATGCGGAGGCAGGTCGCTTTTTCACGAATTTACTGCTGGCTGTAGGTGCGGCTGGTGTTCTGTGGGCAGTGTTGTTTAATAGCGTCGGGTAGGTGGTTTGTCATTCCTGCTACGCATCTCAAAACTTCCCTGAAGTTCCAGTTAGTTCGCCTGCTGGGGCTTCAATCTTGGCTAAATATATCGTTGATTTGAACAGCGAATCAGGGGATGGCTTCTACCGAGAATAGCGACTCTTCGGAAGCATTCATTACGGCATCGTAGCGTTGTCGTCCAGTTGTGTTCTGATTCCAGTCATCTAACTGCGCTCTGGCAGTCGCCGGAATGGTGTAGCGAAGCGTTTCTCCGGTGGTGCGATTGCGAATCTCAGCAACGCCAAAAGTCCCCTCTGGGCTGGTAGTCGTAGCAACTCGCAACAAGTTTTGTCCAGGGGTTGAAGTGGTGGCAATCATGATGCCATCTGCAACGCAAGGGCAGGGGGCGATCGCCCCACTGTAGTAGGTGACATCCAGTGTGCGGGGGGCTGCATTTAATCGTTGCATGGCATCCAAACCGATACGAATGCCTAAGGCAATGTAGGAGCCAAAGCCTCCATGCACCCGCCGCCCCAGTTCTACCCATTGATCGGGTGTTTCGGTCGGACGAGTTGGCTGAAGCGCAAGTTGTTGATGGTCATTTAGTAAAGTGAATTTGTCCTGGGCGGAATCGCGCGATGTGCCATTTGTAGCAGTAGCGATCTGACTTCCATCAAATCCCAAAATCCCACACAGTATTGTGACCCAACTCAGAGTATTGATACCTTTAATCATTTCGTAATCCTCAAATGCCCCTGACCAGGATAGTCAGATCAGGTGTGGTCTGTTAAATTATGCCGAAGTGCAAAACTACAGGCAATCCGGTCAAACCATTCC is a genomic window of Leptolyngbya sp. 'hensonii' containing:
- a CDS encoding formylmethanofuran dehydrogenase subunit E family protein; this encodes MIKGINTLSWVTILCGILGFDGSQIATATNGTSRDSAQDKFTLLNDHQQLALQPTRPTETPDQWVELGRRVHGGFGSYIALGIRIGLDAMQRLNAAPRTLDVTYYSGAIAPCPCVADGIMIATTSTPGQNLLRVATTTSPEGTFGVAEIRNRTTGETLRYTIPATARAQLDDWNQNTTGRQRYDAVMNASEESLFSVEAIP